The following are from one region of the Cottoperca gobio chromosome 13, fCotGob3.1, whole genome shotgun sequence genome:
- the hic1 gene encoding hypermethylated in cancer 1 protein isoform X1, which translates to MRECRKGEQKYGQSTRHESEISVVAGGGLKTMLDAMEVPSHARDLLLQLNSQRTKGFLCDVIIVVQNALFRAHKNILAASSLYLKSLVVHDNLINLDHEMVSPGVFRVILDYIYTGRLSEGDPTSPTEPNLGAVLAAASYLQLLDLVALCKKKLKRNGKYPPRPGPAFLPYPKMGPNSMGLGSGGRYRISTPVIQSCPPGGILNSHVTRVSPLEELVPHRLAIHAGELYAPTSIQGCQVFPSLQSALPAQLGRSVHSERNCSPNHGLDLSKKSPNSQHTPSQSHLANTHNDEERDGTLSGRTSPMQVMNGRAFPSEKMESNDQTSSVTPPPFPHLNQPLGSHLPHLHRSSRDRYPCPPSPDTPTGREAGRDMGNIYRWVKHEPLSYTAEDEDEDEDEEEGGENGDQHHNHHKAGEESEGADDKSGSGTEETGSSEGRPSPSGPMGRFHMPYEPESFGDNLYVCIPCDKGFPSSEQLNAHVETHTEEELYCNSGGEMGNSNNSSTKHMSSNTNGYGTLNSSNSLNSLSHLETKSSQGLNSGGIGEMIRPYRCSSCEKSYKDPATLRQHEKTHWLTRPYPCSICGKKFTQRGTMTRHMRSHLGLKPFACDSCGMRFTRQYRLTEHMRIHSGEKPYECQVCGGKFAQQRNLISHMKMHSSGGSSGGLTTDGKLKLDFAEGIYPLSKYAAEHLGLKQEKANELLIQAQQQLVADVKVMESLYPLSKLAAEHLGLTHDKMDVLVQSLPPPLSDARTIDRYSPS; encoded by the exons ATGAGGGAATGCCGAAAAGGAGAGCAGAAATACGGCCAGAGCACCAGACATGAGTCCGAG ATATCTGTTGTTGCAGGTGGCGGACTGAAGACGATGCTGGATGCCATGGAAGTTCCAAGTCATGCTAGGgatctcctcctgcagctcaaCAGCCAACGAACCAAAGGCTTCCTGTGTGATGTTATCATTGTGGTGCAGAACGCCCTCTTCAGAGCTCATAAGAACATTCTGGCTGCCAGCAGCCTCTACTTGAAATCTTTGGTGGTCCATGACAATCTCATTAACCTCGACCACGAGATGGTGAGTCCAGGGGTCTTCAGGGTCATTCTGGACTACATCTACACAGGCCGCCTCAGCGAGGGAGACCCCACTTCTCCCACTGAACCCAATCTAGGGGCTGTCTTGGCAGCAGCCAGCTACCTTCAGCTGCTTGACTTAGTGGCTTTGTGCAAAAAGAAGCTGAAAAGAAATGGCAAGTACCCTCCCCGCCCAGGTCCTGCATTTCTGCCTTACCCAAAGATGGGGCCCAATAGTATGGGTTTAGGGAGTGGTGGCAGGTATAGGATTTCTACTCCTGTCATTCAGTCCTGCCCTCCAGGAGGAATTTTGAACAGCCATGTAACCCGGGTATCACCACTAGAGGAGCTAGTTCCCCATCGACTAGCCATCCATGCTGGGGAGCTGTATGCTCCCACCTCCATCCAAGGCTGTCAGGTGTTCCCGTCCCTGCAGTCAGCTCTGCCCGCACAGCTTGGGCGCTCAGTCCACTCTGAGAGGAACTGCTCCCCCAACCACGGCCTTGATCTGTCCAAGAAAAGCCCCAACTCTCAGCACACACCCTCTCAATCCCATCTGGCAAACACTCACAATGATGAGGAGCGAGACGGGACTCTGAGTGGACGCACCAGTCCCATGCAGGTGATGAATGGAAGGGCCTTCCCATCAGAAAAAATGGAGTCGAACGACCAGACTAGCTCCGTCACTCCTCCACCATTCCCACATCTCAACCAGCCTCTTGGCTCACACCTCCCCCACCTGCATCGCTCAAGCAGAGATCGCTACCCATGCCCCCCCAGCCCTGACACCCCCACaggcagagaggcaggcagagatATGGGCAACATCTACCGCTGGGTGAAACATGAGCCACTGTCATACAcagctgaagatgaagatgaggatgaggatgaggaggaagggggCGAAAATGGAGACCAGCATCATAACCACCACAAGGCCGGGGAAGAGAGCGAAGGAGCTGACGACAAGAGCGGGTCAGGCACAGAGGAGACAGGCAGCAGTGAAGGCCGCCCATCCCCTTCTGGACCAATGGGGAGGTTCCACATGCCGTATGAGCCAGAGAGCTTCGGGGACAATCTGTATGTCTGCATTCCCTGTGACAAAGGCTTCCCGAGCTCAGAGCAGCTCAATGCACACGTGGAGACACACACGGAAGAAGAACTGTACTGCAACTCTGGCGGGGAGATGGGAAACAGCAATAACAGCAGCACCAAACACATGAGCAGTAATACAAACGGCTATGGGACCcttaacagcagcaacagtttGAACAGTCTATCCCACCTGGAGACCAAGTCCAGCCAGGGGCTGAATTCAGGGGGGATCGGGGAGATGATCCGGCCCTACCGCTGTTCCTCCTGCGAAAAGTCCTACAAAGATCCAGCCACTCTGCGCCAGCATGAGAAGACCCACTGGCTGACCCGGCCTTACCCCTGCAGCATCTGTGGCAAGAAGTTCACGCAGCGTGGCACCATGACGCGCCACATGCGTAGCCACCTGGGCCTTAAACCTTTTGCTTGCGACTCCTGTGGCATGCGCTTCACCCGCCAATACCGCCTCACCGAGCACATGCGCATCCACTCGGGGGAGAAGCCCTATGAATGTCAGGTGTGCGGAGGAAAGTTCGCTCAACAGCGCAACCTCATCAGCCACATGAAGATGCACAGCAGCGGAGGAAGTTCAGGGGGCCTGACCACAGATGGGAAACTGAAGCTGGACTTTGCTGAGGGCATCTATCCTCTGAGTAAATATGCAGCAGAGCATCTGGGGCTGAAGCAGGAGAAGGCCAATGAGCTTCTCATTCAAGCTCAGCAGCAACTGGTAGCTGATGTTAAGGTCATGGAAAGCCTCTACCCGCTGTCCAAACTGGCCGCAGAGCACCTGGGCCTCACACATGACAAGATGGATGTCCTGGTCCAATCCCTCCCCCCGCCTCTCTCTGACGCCCGCACCATTGATCGCTACTCACCCAGCTAA
- the hic1 gene encoding hypermethylated in cancer 1 protein isoform X2 — protein MIIKGDLDRMAKDIGHAGGGLKTMLDAMEVPSHARDLLLQLNSQRTKGFLCDVIIVVQNALFRAHKNILAASSLYLKSLVVHDNLINLDHEMVSPGVFRVILDYIYTGRLSEGDPTSPTEPNLGAVLAAASYLQLLDLVALCKKKLKRNGKYPPRPGPAFLPYPKMGPNSMGLGSGGRYRISTPVIQSCPPGGILNSHVTRVSPLEELVPHRLAIHAGELYAPTSIQGCQVFPSLQSALPAQLGRSVHSERNCSPNHGLDLSKKSPNSQHTPSQSHLANTHNDEERDGTLSGRTSPMQVMNGRAFPSEKMESNDQTSSVTPPPFPHLNQPLGSHLPHLHRSSRDRYPCPPSPDTPTGREAGRDMGNIYRWVKHEPLSYTAEDEDEDEDEEEGGENGDQHHNHHKAGEESEGADDKSGSGTEETGSSEGRPSPSGPMGRFHMPYEPESFGDNLYVCIPCDKGFPSSEQLNAHVETHTEEELYCNSGGEMGNSNNSSTKHMSSNTNGYGTLNSSNSLNSLSHLETKSSQGLNSGGIGEMIRPYRCSSCEKSYKDPATLRQHEKTHWLTRPYPCSICGKKFTQRGTMTRHMRSHLGLKPFACDSCGMRFTRQYRLTEHMRIHSGEKPYECQVCGGKFAQQRNLISHMKMHSSGGSSGGLTTDGKLKLDFAEGIYPLSKYAAEHLGLKQEKANELLIQAQQQLVADVKVMESLYPLSKLAAEHLGLTHDKMDVLVQSLPPPLSDARTIDRYSPS, from the exons ATGATCATTAAGGGAGACTTAGATCGGATGGCAAAAGACATCGGGCATGCAG GTGGCGGACTGAAGACGATGCTGGATGCCATGGAAGTTCCAAGTCATGCTAGGgatctcctcctgcagctcaaCAGCCAACGAACCAAAGGCTTCCTGTGTGATGTTATCATTGTGGTGCAGAACGCCCTCTTCAGAGCTCATAAGAACATTCTGGCTGCCAGCAGCCTCTACTTGAAATCTTTGGTGGTCCATGACAATCTCATTAACCTCGACCACGAGATGGTGAGTCCAGGGGTCTTCAGGGTCATTCTGGACTACATCTACACAGGCCGCCTCAGCGAGGGAGACCCCACTTCTCCCACTGAACCCAATCTAGGGGCTGTCTTGGCAGCAGCCAGCTACCTTCAGCTGCTTGACTTAGTGGCTTTGTGCAAAAAGAAGCTGAAAAGAAATGGCAAGTACCCTCCCCGCCCAGGTCCTGCATTTCTGCCTTACCCAAAGATGGGGCCCAATAGTATGGGTTTAGGGAGTGGTGGCAGGTATAGGATTTCTACTCCTGTCATTCAGTCCTGCCCTCCAGGAGGAATTTTGAACAGCCATGTAACCCGGGTATCACCACTAGAGGAGCTAGTTCCCCATCGACTAGCCATCCATGCTGGGGAGCTGTATGCTCCCACCTCCATCCAAGGCTGTCAGGTGTTCCCGTCCCTGCAGTCAGCTCTGCCCGCACAGCTTGGGCGCTCAGTCCACTCTGAGAGGAACTGCTCCCCCAACCACGGCCTTGATCTGTCCAAGAAAAGCCCCAACTCTCAGCACACACCCTCTCAATCCCATCTGGCAAACACTCACAATGATGAGGAGCGAGACGGGACTCTGAGTGGACGCACCAGTCCCATGCAGGTGATGAATGGAAGGGCCTTCCCATCAGAAAAAATGGAGTCGAACGACCAGACTAGCTCCGTCACTCCTCCACCATTCCCACATCTCAACCAGCCTCTTGGCTCACACCTCCCCCACCTGCATCGCTCAAGCAGAGATCGCTACCCATGCCCCCCCAGCCCTGACACCCCCACaggcagagaggcaggcagagatATGGGCAACATCTACCGCTGGGTGAAACATGAGCCACTGTCATACAcagctgaagatgaagatgaggatgaggatgaggaggaagggggCGAAAATGGAGACCAGCATCATAACCACCACAAGGCCGGGGAAGAGAGCGAAGGAGCTGACGACAAGAGCGGGTCAGGCACAGAGGAGACAGGCAGCAGTGAAGGCCGCCCATCCCCTTCTGGACCAATGGGGAGGTTCCACATGCCGTATGAGCCAGAGAGCTTCGGGGACAATCTGTATGTCTGCATTCCCTGTGACAAAGGCTTCCCGAGCTCAGAGCAGCTCAATGCACACGTGGAGACACACACGGAAGAAGAACTGTACTGCAACTCTGGCGGGGAGATGGGAAACAGCAATAACAGCAGCACCAAACACATGAGCAGTAATACAAACGGCTATGGGACCcttaacagcagcaacagtttGAACAGTCTATCCCACCTGGAGACCAAGTCCAGCCAGGGGCTGAATTCAGGGGGGATCGGGGAGATGATCCGGCCCTACCGCTGTTCCTCCTGCGAAAAGTCCTACAAAGATCCAGCCACTCTGCGCCAGCATGAGAAGACCCACTGGCTGACCCGGCCTTACCCCTGCAGCATCTGTGGCAAGAAGTTCACGCAGCGTGGCACCATGACGCGCCACATGCGTAGCCACCTGGGCCTTAAACCTTTTGCTTGCGACTCCTGTGGCATGCGCTTCACCCGCCAATACCGCCTCACCGAGCACATGCGCATCCACTCGGGGGAGAAGCCCTATGAATGTCAGGTGTGCGGAGGAAAGTTCGCTCAACAGCGCAACCTCATCAGCCACATGAAGATGCACAGCAGCGGAGGAAGTTCAGGGGGCCTGACCACAGATGGGAAACTGAAGCTGGACTTTGCTGAGGGCATCTATCCTCTGAGTAAATATGCAGCAGAGCATCTGGGGCTGAAGCAGGAGAAGGCCAATGAGCTTCTCATTCAAGCTCAGCAGCAACTGGTAGCTGATGTTAAGGTCATGGAAAGCCTCTACCCGCTGTCCAAACTGGCCGCAGAGCACCTGGGCCTCACACATGACAAGATGGATGTCCTGGTCCAATCCCTCCCCCCGCCTCTCTCTGACGCCCGCACCATTGATCGCTACTCACCCAGCTAA
- the hic1 gene encoding hypermethylated in cancer 1 protein isoform X3 produces MQISVVAGGGLKTMLDAMEVPSHARDLLLQLNSQRTKGFLCDVIIVVQNALFRAHKNILAASSLYLKSLVVHDNLINLDHEMVSPGVFRVILDYIYTGRLSEGDPTSPTEPNLGAVLAAASYLQLLDLVALCKKKLKRNGKYPPRPGPAFLPYPKMGPNSMGLGSGGRYRISTPVIQSCPPGGILNSHVTRVSPLEELVPHRLAIHAGELYAPTSIQGCQVFPSLQSALPAQLGRSVHSERNCSPNHGLDLSKKSPNSQHTPSQSHLANTHNDEERDGTLSGRTSPMQVMNGRAFPSEKMESNDQTSSVTPPPFPHLNQPLGSHLPHLHRSSRDRYPCPPSPDTPTGREAGRDMGNIYRWVKHEPLSYTAEDEDEDEDEEEGGENGDQHHNHHKAGEESEGADDKSGSGTEETGSSEGRPSPSGPMGRFHMPYEPESFGDNLYVCIPCDKGFPSSEQLNAHVETHTEEELYCNSGGEMGNSNNSSTKHMSSNTNGYGTLNSSNSLNSLSHLETKSSQGLNSGGIGEMIRPYRCSSCEKSYKDPATLRQHEKTHWLTRPYPCSICGKKFTQRGTMTRHMRSHLGLKPFACDSCGMRFTRQYRLTEHMRIHSGEKPYECQVCGGKFAQQRNLISHMKMHSSGGSSGGLTTDGKLKLDFAEGIYPLSKYAAEHLGLKQEKANELLIQAQQQLVADVKVMESLYPLSKLAAEHLGLTHDKMDVLVQSLPPPLSDARTIDRYSPS; encoded by the exons ATGCAG ATATCTGTTGTTGCAGGTGGCGGACTGAAGACGATGCTGGATGCCATGGAAGTTCCAAGTCATGCTAGGgatctcctcctgcagctcaaCAGCCAACGAACCAAAGGCTTCCTGTGTGATGTTATCATTGTGGTGCAGAACGCCCTCTTCAGAGCTCATAAGAACATTCTGGCTGCCAGCAGCCTCTACTTGAAATCTTTGGTGGTCCATGACAATCTCATTAACCTCGACCACGAGATGGTGAGTCCAGGGGTCTTCAGGGTCATTCTGGACTACATCTACACAGGCCGCCTCAGCGAGGGAGACCCCACTTCTCCCACTGAACCCAATCTAGGGGCTGTCTTGGCAGCAGCCAGCTACCTTCAGCTGCTTGACTTAGTGGCTTTGTGCAAAAAGAAGCTGAAAAGAAATGGCAAGTACCCTCCCCGCCCAGGTCCTGCATTTCTGCCTTACCCAAAGATGGGGCCCAATAGTATGGGTTTAGGGAGTGGTGGCAGGTATAGGATTTCTACTCCTGTCATTCAGTCCTGCCCTCCAGGAGGAATTTTGAACAGCCATGTAACCCGGGTATCACCACTAGAGGAGCTAGTTCCCCATCGACTAGCCATCCATGCTGGGGAGCTGTATGCTCCCACCTCCATCCAAGGCTGTCAGGTGTTCCCGTCCCTGCAGTCAGCTCTGCCCGCACAGCTTGGGCGCTCAGTCCACTCTGAGAGGAACTGCTCCCCCAACCACGGCCTTGATCTGTCCAAGAAAAGCCCCAACTCTCAGCACACACCCTCTCAATCCCATCTGGCAAACACTCACAATGATGAGGAGCGAGACGGGACTCTGAGTGGACGCACCAGTCCCATGCAGGTGATGAATGGAAGGGCCTTCCCATCAGAAAAAATGGAGTCGAACGACCAGACTAGCTCCGTCACTCCTCCACCATTCCCACATCTCAACCAGCCTCTTGGCTCACACCTCCCCCACCTGCATCGCTCAAGCAGAGATCGCTACCCATGCCCCCCCAGCCCTGACACCCCCACaggcagagaggcaggcagagatATGGGCAACATCTACCGCTGGGTGAAACATGAGCCACTGTCATACAcagctgaagatgaagatgaggatgaggatgaggaggaagggggCGAAAATGGAGACCAGCATCATAACCACCACAAGGCCGGGGAAGAGAGCGAAGGAGCTGACGACAAGAGCGGGTCAGGCACAGAGGAGACAGGCAGCAGTGAAGGCCGCCCATCCCCTTCTGGACCAATGGGGAGGTTCCACATGCCGTATGAGCCAGAGAGCTTCGGGGACAATCTGTATGTCTGCATTCCCTGTGACAAAGGCTTCCCGAGCTCAGAGCAGCTCAATGCACACGTGGAGACACACACGGAAGAAGAACTGTACTGCAACTCTGGCGGGGAGATGGGAAACAGCAATAACAGCAGCACCAAACACATGAGCAGTAATACAAACGGCTATGGGACCcttaacagcagcaacagtttGAACAGTCTATCCCACCTGGAGACCAAGTCCAGCCAGGGGCTGAATTCAGGGGGGATCGGGGAGATGATCCGGCCCTACCGCTGTTCCTCCTGCGAAAAGTCCTACAAAGATCCAGCCACTCTGCGCCAGCATGAGAAGACCCACTGGCTGACCCGGCCTTACCCCTGCAGCATCTGTGGCAAGAAGTTCACGCAGCGTGGCACCATGACGCGCCACATGCGTAGCCACCTGGGCCTTAAACCTTTTGCTTGCGACTCCTGTGGCATGCGCTTCACCCGCCAATACCGCCTCACCGAGCACATGCGCATCCACTCGGGGGAGAAGCCCTATGAATGTCAGGTGTGCGGAGGAAAGTTCGCTCAACAGCGCAACCTCATCAGCCACATGAAGATGCACAGCAGCGGAGGAAGTTCAGGGGGCCTGACCACAGATGGGAAACTGAAGCTGGACTTTGCTGAGGGCATCTATCCTCTGAGTAAATATGCAGCAGAGCATCTGGGGCTGAAGCAGGAGAAGGCCAATGAGCTTCTCATTCAAGCTCAGCAGCAACTGGTAGCTGATGTTAAGGTCATGGAAAGCCTCTACCCGCTGTCCAAACTGGCCGCAGAGCACCTGGGCCTCACACATGACAAGATGGATGTCCTGGTCCAATCCCTCCCCCCGCCTCTCTCTGACGCCCGCACCATTGATCGCTACTCACCCAGCTAA
- the hic1 gene encoding hypermethylated in cancer 1 protein isoform X4, giving the protein MLDAMEVPSHARDLLLQLNSQRTKGFLCDVIIVVQNALFRAHKNILAASSLYLKSLVVHDNLINLDHEMVSPGVFRVILDYIYTGRLSEGDPTSPTEPNLGAVLAAASYLQLLDLVALCKKKLKRNGKYPPRPGPAFLPYPKMGPNSMGLGSGGRYRISTPVIQSCPPGGILNSHVTRVSPLEELVPHRLAIHAGELYAPTSIQGCQVFPSLQSALPAQLGRSVHSERNCSPNHGLDLSKKSPNSQHTPSQSHLANTHNDEERDGTLSGRTSPMQVMNGRAFPSEKMESNDQTSSVTPPPFPHLNQPLGSHLPHLHRSSRDRYPCPPSPDTPTGREAGRDMGNIYRWVKHEPLSYTAEDEDEDEDEEEGGENGDQHHNHHKAGEESEGADDKSGSGTEETGSSEGRPSPSGPMGRFHMPYEPESFGDNLYVCIPCDKGFPSSEQLNAHVETHTEEELYCNSGGEMGNSNNSSTKHMSSNTNGYGTLNSSNSLNSLSHLETKSSQGLNSGGIGEMIRPYRCSSCEKSYKDPATLRQHEKTHWLTRPYPCSICGKKFTQRGTMTRHMRSHLGLKPFACDSCGMRFTRQYRLTEHMRIHSGEKPYECQVCGGKFAQQRNLISHMKMHSSGGSSGGLTTDGKLKLDFAEGIYPLSKYAAEHLGLKQEKANELLIQAQQQLVADVKVMESLYPLSKLAAEHLGLTHDKMDVLVQSLPPPLSDARTIDRYSPS; this is encoded by the coding sequence ATGCTGGATGCCATGGAAGTTCCAAGTCATGCTAGGgatctcctcctgcagctcaaCAGCCAACGAACCAAAGGCTTCCTGTGTGATGTTATCATTGTGGTGCAGAACGCCCTCTTCAGAGCTCATAAGAACATTCTGGCTGCCAGCAGCCTCTACTTGAAATCTTTGGTGGTCCATGACAATCTCATTAACCTCGACCACGAGATGGTGAGTCCAGGGGTCTTCAGGGTCATTCTGGACTACATCTACACAGGCCGCCTCAGCGAGGGAGACCCCACTTCTCCCACTGAACCCAATCTAGGGGCTGTCTTGGCAGCAGCCAGCTACCTTCAGCTGCTTGACTTAGTGGCTTTGTGCAAAAAGAAGCTGAAAAGAAATGGCAAGTACCCTCCCCGCCCAGGTCCTGCATTTCTGCCTTACCCAAAGATGGGGCCCAATAGTATGGGTTTAGGGAGTGGTGGCAGGTATAGGATTTCTACTCCTGTCATTCAGTCCTGCCCTCCAGGAGGAATTTTGAACAGCCATGTAACCCGGGTATCACCACTAGAGGAGCTAGTTCCCCATCGACTAGCCATCCATGCTGGGGAGCTGTATGCTCCCACCTCCATCCAAGGCTGTCAGGTGTTCCCGTCCCTGCAGTCAGCTCTGCCCGCACAGCTTGGGCGCTCAGTCCACTCTGAGAGGAACTGCTCCCCCAACCACGGCCTTGATCTGTCCAAGAAAAGCCCCAACTCTCAGCACACACCCTCTCAATCCCATCTGGCAAACACTCACAATGATGAGGAGCGAGACGGGACTCTGAGTGGACGCACCAGTCCCATGCAGGTGATGAATGGAAGGGCCTTCCCATCAGAAAAAATGGAGTCGAACGACCAGACTAGCTCCGTCACTCCTCCACCATTCCCACATCTCAACCAGCCTCTTGGCTCACACCTCCCCCACCTGCATCGCTCAAGCAGAGATCGCTACCCATGCCCCCCCAGCCCTGACACCCCCACaggcagagaggcaggcagagatATGGGCAACATCTACCGCTGGGTGAAACATGAGCCACTGTCATACAcagctgaagatgaagatgaggatgaggatgaggaggaagggggCGAAAATGGAGACCAGCATCATAACCACCACAAGGCCGGGGAAGAGAGCGAAGGAGCTGACGACAAGAGCGGGTCAGGCACAGAGGAGACAGGCAGCAGTGAAGGCCGCCCATCCCCTTCTGGACCAATGGGGAGGTTCCACATGCCGTATGAGCCAGAGAGCTTCGGGGACAATCTGTATGTCTGCATTCCCTGTGACAAAGGCTTCCCGAGCTCAGAGCAGCTCAATGCACACGTGGAGACACACACGGAAGAAGAACTGTACTGCAACTCTGGCGGGGAGATGGGAAACAGCAATAACAGCAGCACCAAACACATGAGCAGTAATACAAACGGCTATGGGACCcttaacagcagcaacagtttGAACAGTCTATCCCACCTGGAGACCAAGTCCAGCCAGGGGCTGAATTCAGGGGGGATCGGGGAGATGATCCGGCCCTACCGCTGTTCCTCCTGCGAAAAGTCCTACAAAGATCCAGCCACTCTGCGCCAGCATGAGAAGACCCACTGGCTGACCCGGCCTTACCCCTGCAGCATCTGTGGCAAGAAGTTCACGCAGCGTGGCACCATGACGCGCCACATGCGTAGCCACCTGGGCCTTAAACCTTTTGCTTGCGACTCCTGTGGCATGCGCTTCACCCGCCAATACCGCCTCACCGAGCACATGCGCATCCACTCGGGGGAGAAGCCCTATGAATGTCAGGTGTGCGGAGGAAAGTTCGCTCAACAGCGCAACCTCATCAGCCACATGAAGATGCACAGCAGCGGAGGAAGTTCAGGGGGCCTGACCACAGATGGGAAACTGAAGCTGGACTTTGCTGAGGGCATCTATCCTCTGAGTAAATATGCAGCAGAGCATCTGGGGCTGAAGCAGGAGAAGGCCAATGAGCTTCTCATTCAAGCTCAGCAGCAACTGGTAGCTGATGTTAAGGTCATGGAAAGCCTCTACCCGCTGTCCAAACTGGCCGCAGAGCACCTGGGCCTCACACATGACAAGATGGATGTCCTGGTCCAATCCCTCCCCCCGCCTCTCTCTGACGCCCGCACCATTGATCGCTACTCACCCAGCTAA